One part of the Tachysurus vachellii isolate PV-2020 chromosome 6, HZAU_Pvac_v1, whole genome shotgun sequence genome encodes these proteins:
- the nolc1 gene encoding nucleolar and coiled-body phosphoprotein 1 isoform X3, whose protein sequence is MAAGSSVPSDLYQHVYTFLLENKFTKAAKEFLKQAKVKPQDQNEDGLLDIFSFWVKSRGATKRKALPKGPEVNGPCAKKAKKDEESSSEEESSSDEEDATPVQKPAQAPVKKAAAAVPVKKAAAAVPVKKAAAAVPVKKAAESSSSEDSSDSEDEATTKVPVKKVTAVKPAVSSPATAARKKDTSSSSEESDSEEESAKPAAKGAKPMAVTPKPKAAPKAPAQKKQESSSSEESSSDSEDEAPAKAAVKAAAPKKVPAPAKAASSSSSDDDSSDEEEEKAPPSKKPKAGTYSAVPPPVAKSTPAPATKQDSSDSSEDSSDEEEEKKAPAPAKAVTAKAVTPKPVAKKDESSSDSSDSSSEDETKKPAAKAAPPKAAPPKAKAPAVPKKTVAAPAKKEDDSSSSSDDDEKETKKPPTKTTPAKAVPAAKATPAKKESSSSSSSEDSDDEDEEPTTKTPVAKATPAKATPAKATPAKATEESSSSSSEESDDEDEKAKTTAKPVPVKTPPAKATPAKKAESSSSDSDSSEDEAPAKPAAQTPKSTPKPAATPKTALTPKTPSKPAESSSDSDSSSDEEEPPKKAAAPPATKAAPPKSKPAAESSSSDLDSSSDEDEKTKVKPVTAAKPNVTPTSTKKAESSSSDSSDSSDSEAEAKKTTPAKPPVTKTTTPKTPTAKTPVSKAAESSSSSEESSDDEEEETKAPVKSTPVAKSTPTATAKPKPESSSSESSSSEEEEVKTPKTPTAANGTGGKRKRAEEDEEDEATSKKTPKNKKPVNVTPHSFPKAKQKNGNTPFRRIREEDIEVDPRLTDNSFNAKLGASGDYGEKANDVLKYTKGKSFRHEKTKKKRGSYRGGAISTSINSIKFDSD, encoded by the exons ATGGCGGCTGGTAGCTCGGTCCCTAGTGATCTCTACCAACACGTTTATACGTTTCTTTTAGAAAACAAGTTCACCAAAGCCGCCAAGGAGTTTCTAAAACAAGCTAAAGTC aagCCTCAGGACCAAAACGAAGACGGACTCCTTGACATCTTTAGTTTTTGGGTTAA GTCTCGGGGGGCAACGAAACGGAAAGCTCTCCCCAAAGGTCCTGAGGTTAATGGACCGTGTGCGAAGAAAGCAAAGAAGGATGAGGAGAGTTCTAGTGAAGAGGAATCGAGCAGTGATGAGGAAGATGCAACGCCTGTCCAGAAACCAGCTCAAG CACCAGTGAAAAAGGCAGCGGCTGCAGTGCCGGTGAAAAAGGCAGCGGCTGCAGTGCCGGTGAAAAAGGCAGCGGCTGCCGTGCCGGTGAAAAAGGCAGCAGAGTCCAGCAGCAGTGAAGACTCTAGTGACTCTGAAGATGAAGCCACCACTAAAGTCCCAGTAAAG AAAGTCACAGCTGTGAAGCCTGCAGTGTCGTCCCCTGCAACAGCAGCCAGGAAGAAGGACACCAGCTCCAGCAGTGAGGAGTCTGACTCAGAGGAAGAATCAGCCAAGCCTGCAGCCAAAG GAGCCAAGCCTATGGCTGTGACCCCTAAACCCAAGGCCGCTCCTAAAGCCCCAGCTCAGAAAAAACAGGAGAGCAGCAGCAGTGAGGAAAGCTCAAGTGACTCTGAAGATGAGGCTCCAGCAAAG GCAGCAGTAAAAGCCGCTGCCCCGAAGAAGGTTCCAGCTCCGGCCAAAGccgccagcagcagcagcagcgatgATGACTCTtcagatgaggaggaggaaaaggctCCTCCCAGTAAAAAACCCAAAGCAG GTACGTACAGTGCGGTTCCTCCACCTGTAGCTAAGAGTACCCCTGCTCCAGCAACTAAACAGGACTCATCAGACAGCAGCGAAGACAGCAGTGAcgaggaggaagaaaagaaagctcCTG CACCTGCAAAGGCTGTGACTGCAAAGGCTGTGACTCCCAAACCTGTGGCGAAGAAGGATGAGTCAAGTTCAGACAGCTCTG ATTCAAGCTCAGAGGATGAAACAAAGAAACCAGCTGCCAAAGCAGCTCCACCTAAAGCAGCTCCACCTAAAGCTAAAGCCCCAGCAGTTCCCAAGAAGACTGTGGCAGCTCCTGCGAAGAAGGAAGACGACTCCTCTTCAAGCTCTGATGATGACGAGAAGGAGACAAAGAAGCCACCCACCAAGACAACACCGGCAAAAGCTGTCCCAGCTGCTAAGGCCACTCCTGCCAAGAAGgaatcctcctcatcctctagCTCTGAGGattcagatgatgaagatgaggaaccaacaacaaaaactcCTGTAGCCAAGGCCACCCCGGCCAAGGCCACCCCGGCCAAGGCCACCCCGGCCAAGGCCACAGAAGAGTCGTCCTCTTCCAGTTCGGAGGAGTCTGATGACGAGGATGAAAAAGCAAAAACGACTGCTAAACCTGTCCCGGTTAAGACTCCTCCAGCAAAAGCCACACCCGCAAAGAAAGCAGAGTCCTCAAGCTCAG aCTCTGATAGCTCAGAAGACGAGGCTCCTGCCAAACCTGCAGCTCAAACGCCTAAATCCACACCCAAACCAGCAGCTACTCCGAAGACTGCATTAACACCCAAGACTCCATCCAAGCCAGCAGAGAGCAGCTCAGACTCGGACAGCTCTTCCGATGAGGAGGAGCCTCCGAAGAAAGCTGCCGCACCTCCCGCCACTAAAGCAGCACCACCTAAATCTAAACCCGCAGCAGAGTCCAGCAGCAGTGACTTGGACAGCTCCAGCGACGAAGACGAGAAGACTAAAGTGAAACCTGTTACCGCAGCTAAGCCTAATGTGACTCCAACAAGCACAAAGAAGGCTGAGAGCAGCAGCTCCGACTCTTCAGACAGCTCGGATTCAGAGGCCGAAGCCAAGAAAACGACTCCGGCCAAACCTCCCGTCACCAAAACAACAACTCCTAAAACCCCAACCGCAAAAACGCCCGTCTCGAAGGCTGCAGAGTCATCGTCCTCCAGCGAAGAGAGCTcagatgatgaggaggaggagaccaAAGCACCAGTAAAATCCACACCTGTGGCAAAAAGCACACCCACTGCTACAGCAAAGCCGAAGCCTGAGAGCAGCTCATCAGAGAGCTCTTcatctgaggaagaggaggtgaAAACTCCCAAGACTCCAACTGCAGCAAATG gtACCGGCGGCAAAAGAAAGAGGGCagaggaggacgaggaggacGAGGCCACTTCAAAGAAAACACCCAAAAACAAAAAGCCTGTTAACGTCACTCCTCATTCCTTCCCCAAGGCCAAACAGAAG AATGGCAATACTCCTTTCCGTAGAATAAGAGAGGAGGATATTGAGGTAGACCCGCGTCTGACAGACAATTCCTTCAACGCCAAG TTGGGAGCGAGTGGAGATTATGGCGAGAAGGCTAACGACGTGCTTAAGTACACCAAAGGCAAGTCCTTCAGacatgaaaagacaaaaaagaagcGCGGCAGCTACAGAGGAGGTGCCATCTCTACCTCCATCAACTCCATCAAATTTGACAGTGACTGA
- the nolc1 gene encoding nucleolar and coiled-body phosphoprotein 1 isoform X5 produces MAAGSSVPSDLYQHVYTFLLENKFTKAAKEFLKQAKVKPQDQNEDGLLDIFSFWVKSRGATKRKALPKGPEVNGPCAKKAKKDEESSSEEESSSDEEDATPVQKPAQAAAPVKKAAAAVPVKKAAAAVPVKKAAAAVPVKKAAESSSSEDSSDSEDEATTKVPVKKVTAVKPAVSSPATAARKKDTSSSSEESDSEEESAKPAAKGAKPMAVTPKPKAAPKAPAQKKQESSSSEESSSDSEDEAPAKAAVKAAAPKKVPAPAKAASSSSSDDDSSDEEEEKAPPSKKPKAGTYSAVPPPVAKSTPAPATKQDSSDSSEDSSDEEEEKKAPAPAKAVTAKAVTPKPVAKKDESSSDSSDSSSEDETKKPAAKAAPPKAAPPKAKAPAVPKKTVAAPAKKEDDSSSSSDDDEKETKKPPTKTTPAKAVPAAKATPAKKESSSSSSSEDSDDEDEEPTTKTPVAKATPAKATPAKATPAKATEESSSSSSEESDDEDEKAKTTAKPVPVKTPPAKATPAKKAESSSSDSDSSEDEAPAKPAAQTPKSTPKPAATPKTALTPKTPSKPAESSSDSDSSSDEEEPPKKAAAPPATKAAPPKSKPAAESSSSDLDSSSDEDEKTKVKPVTAAKPNVTPTSTKKAESSSSDSSDSSDSEAEAKKTTPAKPPVTKTTTPKTPTAKTPVSKAAESSSSSEESSDDEEEETKAPVKSTPVAKSTPTATAKPKPESSSSESSSSEEEEVKTPKTPTAANGTGGKRKRAEEDEEDEATSKKTPKNKKPVNVTPHSFPKAKQKNKRGGY; encoded by the exons ATGGCGGCTGGTAGCTCGGTCCCTAGTGATCTCTACCAACACGTTTATACGTTTCTTTTAGAAAACAAGTTCACCAAAGCCGCCAAGGAGTTTCTAAAACAAGCTAAAGTC aagCCTCAGGACCAAAACGAAGACGGACTCCTTGACATCTTTAGTTTTTGGGTTAA GTCTCGGGGGGCAACGAAACGGAAAGCTCTCCCCAAAGGTCCTGAGGTTAATGGACCGTGTGCGAAGAAAGCAAAGAAGGATGAGGAGAGTTCTAGTGAAGAGGAATCGAGCAGTGATGAGGAAGATGCAACGCCTGTCCAGAAACCAGCTCAAG ctgCAGCACCAGTGAAAAAGGCAGCGGCTGCAGTGCCGGTGAAAAAGGCAGCGGCTGCAGTGCCGGTGAAAAAGGCAGCGGCTGCCGTGCCGGTGAAAAAGGCAGCAGAGTCCAGCAGCAGTGAAGACTCTAGTGACTCTGAAGATGAAGCCACCACTAAAGTCCCAGTAAAG AAAGTCACAGCTGTGAAGCCTGCAGTGTCGTCCCCTGCAACAGCAGCCAGGAAGAAGGACACCAGCTCCAGCAGTGAGGAGTCTGACTCAGAGGAAGAATCAGCCAAGCCTGCAGCCAAAG GAGCCAAGCCTATGGCTGTGACCCCTAAACCCAAGGCCGCTCCTAAAGCCCCAGCTCAGAAAAAACAGGAGAGCAGCAGCAGTGAGGAAAGCTCAAGTGACTCTGAAGATGAGGCTCCAGCAAAG GCAGCAGTAAAAGCCGCTGCCCCGAAGAAGGTTCCAGCTCCGGCCAAAGccgccagcagcagcagcagcgatgATGACTCTtcagatgaggaggaggaaaaggctCCTCCCAGTAAAAAACCCAAAGCAG GTACGTACAGTGCGGTTCCTCCACCTGTAGCTAAGAGTACCCCTGCTCCAGCAACTAAACAGGACTCATCAGACAGCAGCGAAGACAGCAGTGAcgaggaggaagaaaagaaagctcCTG CACCTGCAAAGGCTGTGACTGCAAAGGCTGTGACTCCCAAACCTGTGGCGAAGAAGGATGAGTCAAGTTCAGACAGCTCTG ATTCAAGCTCAGAGGATGAAACAAAGAAACCAGCTGCCAAAGCAGCTCCACCTAAAGCAGCTCCACCTAAAGCTAAAGCCCCAGCAGTTCCCAAGAAGACTGTGGCAGCTCCTGCGAAGAAGGAAGACGACTCCTCTTCAAGCTCTGATGATGACGAGAAGGAGACAAAGAAGCCACCCACCAAGACAACACCGGCAAAAGCTGTCCCAGCTGCTAAGGCCACTCCTGCCAAGAAGgaatcctcctcatcctctagCTCTGAGGattcagatgatgaagatgaggaaccaacaacaaaaactcCTGTAGCCAAGGCCACCCCGGCCAAGGCCACCCCGGCCAAGGCCACCCCGGCCAAGGCCACAGAAGAGTCGTCCTCTTCCAGTTCGGAGGAGTCTGATGACGAGGATGAAAAAGCAAAAACGACTGCTAAACCTGTCCCGGTTAAGACTCCTCCAGCAAAAGCCACACCCGCAAAGAAAGCAGAGTCCTCAAGCTCAG aCTCTGATAGCTCAGAAGACGAGGCTCCTGCCAAACCTGCAGCTCAAACGCCTAAATCCACACCCAAACCAGCAGCTACTCCGAAGACTGCATTAACACCCAAGACTCCATCCAAGCCAGCAGAGAGCAGCTCAGACTCGGACAGCTCTTCCGATGAGGAGGAGCCTCCGAAGAAAGCTGCCGCACCTCCCGCCACTAAAGCAGCACCACCTAAATCTAAACCCGCAGCAGAGTCCAGCAGCAGTGACTTGGACAGCTCCAGCGACGAAGACGAGAAGACTAAAGTGAAACCTGTTACCGCAGCTAAGCCTAATGTGACTCCAACAAGCACAAAGAAGGCTGAGAGCAGCAGCTCCGACTCTTCAGACAGCTCGGATTCAGAGGCCGAAGCCAAGAAAACGACTCCGGCCAAACCTCCCGTCACCAAAACAACAACTCCTAAAACCCCAACCGCAAAAACGCCCGTCTCGAAGGCTGCAGAGTCATCGTCCTCCAGCGAAGAGAGCTcagatgatgaggaggaggagaccaAAGCACCAGTAAAATCCACACCTGTGGCAAAAAGCACACCCACTGCTACAGCAAAGCCGAAGCCTGAGAGCAGCTCATCAGAGAGCTCTTcatctgaggaagaggaggtgaAAACTCCCAAGACTCCAACTGCAGCAAATG gtACCGGCGGCAAAAGAAAGAGGGCagaggaggacgaggaggacGAGGCCACTTCAAAGAAAACACCCAAAAACAAAAAGCCTGTTAACGTCACTCCTCATTCCTTCCCCAAGGCCAAACAGAAG AATAAGAGAGGAGGATATTGA
- the nolc1 gene encoding nucleolar and coiled-body phosphoprotein 1 isoform X1 translates to MAAGSSVPSDLYQHVYTFLLENKFTKAAKEFLKQAKVKPQDQNEDGLLDIFSFWVKSRGATKRKALPKGPEVNGPCAKKAKKDEESSSEEESSSDEEDATPVQKPAQAAAPVKKAAAAVPVKKAAAAVPVKKAAAAVPVKKAAESSSSEDSSDSEDEATTKVPVKKVTAVKPAVSSPATAARKKDTSSSSEESDSEEESAKPAAKGAKPMAVTPKPKAAPKAPAQKKQESSSSEESSSDSEDEAPAKAAVKAAAPKKVPAPAKAASSSSSDDDSSDEEEEKAPPSKKPKAGTYSAVPPPVAKSTPAPATKQDSSDSSEDSSDEEEEKKAPAPAKAVTAKAVTPKPVAKKDESSSDSSDSSSEDETKKPAAKAAPPKAAPPKAKAPAVPKKTVAAPAKKEDDSSSSSDDDEKETKKPPTKTTPAKAVPAAKATPAKKESSSSSSSEDSDDEDEEPTTKTPVAKATPAKATPAKATPAKATEESSSSSSEESDDEDEKAKTTAKPVPVKTPPAKATPAKKAESSSSDSDSSEDEAPAKPAAQTPKSTPKPAATPKTALTPKTPSKPAESSSDSDSSSDEEEPPKKAAAPPATKAAPPKSKPAAESSSSDLDSSSDEDEKTKVKPVTAAKPNVTPTSTKKAESSSSDSSDSSDSEAEAKKTTPAKPPVTKTTTPKTPTAKTPVSKAAESSSSSEESSDDEEEETKAPVKSTPVAKSTPTATAKPKPESSSSESSSSEEEEVKTPKTPTAANGTGGKRKRAEEDEEDEATSKKTPKNKKPVNVTPHSFPKAKQKNGNTPFRRIREEDIEVDPRLTDNSFNAKLGASGDYGEKANDVLKYTKGKSFRHEKTKKKRGSYRGGAISTSINSIKFDSD, encoded by the exons ATGGCGGCTGGTAGCTCGGTCCCTAGTGATCTCTACCAACACGTTTATACGTTTCTTTTAGAAAACAAGTTCACCAAAGCCGCCAAGGAGTTTCTAAAACAAGCTAAAGTC aagCCTCAGGACCAAAACGAAGACGGACTCCTTGACATCTTTAGTTTTTGGGTTAA GTCTCGGGGGGCAACGAAACGGAAAGCTCTCCCCAAAGGTCCTGAGGTTAATGGACCGTGTGCGAAGAAAGCAAAGAAGGATGAGGAGAGTTCTAGTGAAGAGGAATCGAGCAGTGATGAGGAAGATGCAACGCCTGTCCAGAAACCAGCTCAAG ctgCAGCACCAGTGAAAAAGGCAGCGGCTGCAGTGCCGGTGAAAAAGGCAGCGGCTGCAGTGCCGGTGAAAAAGGCAGCGGCTGCCGTGCCGGTGAAAAAGGCAGCAGAGTCCAGCAGCAGTGAAGACTCTAGTGACTCTGAAGATGAAGCCACCACTAAAGTCCCAGTAAAG AAAGTCACAGCTGTGAAGCCTGCAGTGTCGTCCCCTGCAACAGCAGCCAGGAAGAAGGACACCAGCTCCAGCAGTGAGGAGTCTGACTCAGAGGAAGAATCAGCCAAGCCTGCAGCCAAAG GAGCCAAGCCTATGGCTGTGACCCCTAAACCCAAGGCCGCTCCTAAAGCCCCAGCTCAGAAAAAACAGGAGAGCAGCAGCAGTGAGGAAAGCTCAAGTGACTCTGAAGATGAGGCTCCAGCAAAG GCAGCAGTAAAAGCCGCTGCCCCGAAGAAGGTTCCAGCTCCGGCCAAAGccgccagcagcagcagcagcgatgATGACTCTtcagatgaggaggaggaaaaggctCCTCCCAGTAAAAAACCCAAAGCAG GTACGTACAGTGCGGTTCCTCCACCTGTAGCTAAGAGTACCCCTGCTCCAGCAACTAAACAGGACTCATCAGACAGCAGCGAAGACAGCAGTGAcgaggaggaagaaaagaaagctcCTG CACCTGCAAAGGCTGTGACTGCAAAGGCTGTGACTCCCAAACCTGTGGCGAAGAAGGATGAGTCAAGTTCAGACAGCTCTG ATTCAAGCTCAGAGGATGAAACAAAGAAACCAGCTGCCAAAGCAGCTCCACCTAAAGCAGCTCCACCTAAAGCTAAAGCCCCAGCAGTTCCCAAGAAGACTGTGGCAGCTCCTGCGAAGAAGGAAGACGACTCCTCTTCAAGCTCTGATGATGACGAGAAGGAGACAAAGAAGCCACCCACCAAGACAACACCGGCAAAAGCTGTCCCAGCTGCTAAGGCCACTCCTGCCAAGAAGgaatcctcctcatcctctagCTCTGAGGattcagatgatgaagatgaggaaccaacaacaaaaactcCTGTAGCCAAGGCCACCCCGGCCAAGGCCACCCCGGCCAAGGCCACCCCGGCCAAGGCCACAGAAGAGTCGTCCTCTTCCAGTTCGGAGGAGTCTGATGACGAGGATGAAAAAGCAAAAACGACTGCTAAACCTGTCCCGGTTAAGACTCCTCCAGCAAAAGCCACACCCGCAAAGAAAGCAGAGTCCTCAAGCTCAG aCTCTGATAGCTCAGAAGACGAGGCTCCTGCCAAACCTGCAGCTCAAACGCCTAAATCCACACCCAAACCAGCAGCTACTCCGAAGACTGCATTAACACCCAAGACTCCATCCAAGCCAGCAGAGAGCAGCTCAGACTCGGACAGCTCTTCCGATGAGGAGGAGCCTCCGAAGAAAGCTGCCGCACCTCCCGCCACTAAAGCAGCACCACCTAAATCTAAACCCGCAGCAGAGTCCAGCAGCAGTGACTTGGACAGCTCCAGCGACGAAGACGAGAAGACTAAAGTGAAACCTGTTACCGCAGCTAAGCCTAATGTGACTCCAACAAGCACAAAGAAGGCTGAGAGCAGCAGCTCCGACTCTTCAGACAGCTCGGATTCAGAGGCCGAAGCCAAGAAAACGACTCCGGCCAAACCTCCCGTCACCAAAACAACAACTCCTAAAACCCCAACCGCAAAAACGCCCGTCTCGAAGGCTGCAGAGTCATCGTCCTCCAGCGAAGAGAGCTcagatgatgaggaggaggagaccaAAGCACCAGTAAAATCCACACCTGTGGCAAAAAGCACACCCACTGCTACAGCAAAGCCGAAGCCTGAGAGCAGCTCATCAGAGAGCTCTTcatctgaggaagaggaggtgaAAACTCCCAAGACTCCAACTGCAGCAAATG gtACCGGCGGCAAAAGAAAGAGGGCagaggaggacgaggaggacGAGGCCACTTCAAAGAAAACACCCAAAAACAAAAAGCCTGTTAACGTCACTCCTCATTCCTTCCCCAAGGCCAAACAGAAG AATGGCAATACTCCTTTCCGTAGAATAAGAGAGGAGGATATTGAGGTAGACCCGCGTCTGACAGACAATTCCTTCAACGCCAAG TTGGGAGCGAGTGGAGATTATGGCGAGAAGGCTAACGACGTGCTTAAGTACACCAAAGGCAAGTCCTTCAGacatgaaaagacaaaaaagaagcGCGGCAGCTACAGAGGAGGTGCCATCTCTACCTCCATCAACTCCATCAAATTTGACAGTGACTGA
- the nolc1 gene encoding nucleolar and coiled-body phosphoprotein 1 isoform X2 produces the protein MAAGSSVPSDLYQHVYTFLLENKFTKAAKEFLKQAKVKPQDQNEDGLLDIFSFWVKSRGATKRKALPKGPEVNGPCAKKAKKDEESSSEEESSSDEEDATPVQKPAQAAAPVKKAAAAVPVKKAAAAVPVKKAAAAVPVKKAAESSSSEDSSDSEDEATTKVPVKKVTAVKPAVSSPATAARKKDTSSSSEESDSEEESAKPAAKAKPMAVTPKPKAAPKAPAQKKQESSSSEESSSDSEDEAPAKAAVKAAAPKKVPAPAKAASSSSSDDDSSDEEEEKAPPSKKPKAGTYSAVPPPVAKSTPAPATKQDSSDSSEDSSDEEEEKKAPAPAKAVTAKAVTPKPVAKKDESSSDSSDSSSEDETKKPAAKAAPPKAAPPKAKAPAVPKKTVAAPAKKEDDSSSSSDDDEKETKKPPTKTTPAKAVPAAKATPAKKESSSSSSSEDSDDEDEEPTTKTPVAKATPAKATPAKATPAKATEESSSSSSEESDDEDEKAKTTAKPVPVKTPPAKATPAKKAESSSSDSDSSEDEAPAKPAAQTPKSTPKPAATPKTALTPKTPSKPAESSSDSDSSSDEEEPPKKAAAPPATKAAPPKSKPAAESSSSDLDSSSDEDEKTKVKPVTAAKPNVTPTSTKKAESSSSDSSDSSDSEAEAKKTTPAKPPVTKTTTPKTPTAKTPVSKAAESSSSSEESSDDEEEETKAPVKSTPVAKSTPTATAKPKPESSSSESSSSEEEEVKTPKTPTAANGTGGKRKRAEEDEEDEATSKKTPKNKKPVNVTPHSFPKAKQKNGNTPFRRIREEDIEVDPRLTDNSFNAKLGASGDYGEKANDVLKYTKGKSFRHEKTKKKRGSYRGGAISTSINSIKFDSD, from the exons ATGGCGGCTGGTAGCTCGGTCCCTAGTGATCTCTACCAACACGTTTATACGTTTCTTTTAGAAAACAAGTTCACCAAAGCCGCCAAGGAGTTTCTAAAACAAGCTAAAGTC aagCCTCAGGACCAAAACGAAGACGGACTCCTTGACATCTTTAGTTTTTGGGTTAA GTCTCGGGGGGCAACGAAACGGAAAGCTCTCCCCAAAGGTCCTGAGGTTAATGGACCGTGTGCGAAGAAAGCAAAGAAGGATGAGGAGAGTTCTAGTGAAGAGGAATCGAGCAGTGATGAGGAAGATGCAACGCCTGTCCAGAAACCAGCTCAAG ctgCAGCACCAGTGAAAAAGGCAGCGGCTGCAGTGCCGGTGAAAAAGGCAGCGGCTGCAGTGCCGGTGAAAAAGGCAGCGGCTGCCGTGCCGGTGAAAAAGGCAGCAGAGTCCAGCAGCAGTGAAGACTCTAGTGACTCTGAAGATGAAGCCACCACTAAAGTCCCAGTAAAG AAAGTCACAGCTGTGAAGCCTGCAGTGTCGTCCCCTGCAACAGCAGCCAGGAAGAAGGACACCAGCTCCAGCAGTGAGGAGTCTGACTCAGAGGAAGAATCAGCCAAGCCTGCAGCCAAAG CCAAGCCTATGGCTGTGACCCCTAAACCCAAGGCCGCTCCTAAAGCCCCAGCTCAGAAAAAACAGGAGAGCAGCAGCAGTGAGGAAAGCTCAAGTGACTCTGAAGATGAGGCTCCAGCAAAG GCAGCAGTAAAAGCCGCTGCCCCGAAGAAGGTTCCAGCTCCGGCCAAAGccgccagcagcagcagcagcgatgATGACTCTtcagatgaggaggaggaaaaggctCCTCCCAGTAAAAAACCCAAAGCAG GTACGTACAGTGCGGTTCCTCCACCTGTAGCTAAGAGTACCCCTGCTCCAGCAACTAAACAGGACTCATCAGACAGCAGCGAAGACAGCAGTGAcgaggaggaagaaaagaaagctcCTG CACCTGCAAAGGCTGTGACTGCAAAGGCTGTGACTCCCAAACCTGTGGCGAAGAAGGATGAGTCAAGTTCAGACAGCTCTG ATTCAAGCTCAGAGGATGAAACAAAGAAACCAGCTGCCAAAGCAGCTCCACCTAAAGCAGCTCCACCTAAAGCTAAAGCCCCAGCAGTTCCCAAGAAGACTGTGGCAGCTCCTGCGAAGAAGGAAGACGACTCCTCTTCAAGCTCTGATGATGACGAGAAGGAGACAAAGAAGCCACCCACCAAGACAACACCGGCAAAAGCTGTCCCAGCTGCTAAGGCCACTCCTGCCAAGAAGgaatcctcctcatcctctagCTCTGAGGattcagatgatgaagatgaggaaccaacaacaaaaactcCTGTAGCCAAGGCCACCCCGGCCAAGGCCACCCCGGCCAAGGCCACCCCGGCCAAGGCCACAGAAGAGTCGTCCTCTTCCAGTTCGGAGGAGTCTGATGACGAGGATGAAAAAGCAAAAACGACTGCTAAACCTGTCCCGGTTAAGACTCCTCCAGCAAAAGCCACACCCGCAAAGAAAGCAGAGTCCTCAAGCTCAG aCTCTGATAGCTCAGAAGACGAGGCTCCTGCCAAACCTGCAGCTCAAACGCCTAAATCCACACCCAAACCAGCAGCTACTCCGAAGACTGCATTAACACCCAAGACTCCATCCAAGCCAGCAGAGAGCAGCTCAGACTCGGACAGCTCTTCCGATGAGGAGGAGCCTCCGAAGAAAGCTGCCGCACCTCCCGCCACTAAAGCAGCACCACCTAAATCTAAACCCGCAGCAGAGTCCAGCAGCAGTGACTTGGACAGCTCCAGCGACGAAGACGAGAAGACTAAAGTGAAACCTGTTACCGCAGCTAAGCCTAATGTGACTCCAACAAGCACAAAGAAGGCTGAGAGCAGCAGCTCCGACTCTTCAGACAGCTCGGATTCAGAGGCCGAAGCCAAGAAAACGACTCCGGCCAAACCTCCCGTCACCAAAACAACAACTCCTAAAACCCCAACCGCAAAAACGCCCGTCTCGAAGGCTGCAGAGTCATCGTCCTCCAGCGAAGAGAGCTcagatgatgaggaggaggagaccaAAGCACCAGTAAAATCCACACCTGTGGCAAAAAGCACACCCACTGCTACAGCAAAGCCGAAGCCTGAGAGCAGCTCATCAGAGAGCTCTTcatctgaggaagaggaggtgaAAACTCCCAAGACTCCAACTGCAGCAAATG gtACCGGCGGCAAAAGAAAGAGGGCagaggaggacgaggaggacGAGGCCACTTCAAAGAAAACACCCAAAAACAAAAAGCCTGTTAACGTCACTCCTCATTCCTTCCCCAAGGCCAAACAGAAG AATGGCAATACTCCTTTCCGTAGAATAAGAGAGGAGGATATTGAGGTAGACCCGCGTCTGACAGACAATTCCTTCAACGCCAAG TTGGGAGCGAGTGGAGATTATGGCGAGAAGGCTAACGACGTGCTTAAGTACACCAAAGGCAAGTCCTTCAGacatgaaaagacaaaaaagaagcGCGGCAGCTACAGAGGAGGTGCCATCTCTACCTCCATCAACTCCATCAAATTTGACAGTGACTGA